GTCAGGGTGAGGGGGTGAGCTGAGCTGAGGGGTATATGGAGGCTGCACAGGGTGGTGAGACACCTGGTAGTTTGTCGGGCCTCCTGACAATGCTGGGAAAGGTGAGGGTTTACTATGGGGGCAACTATTGGCAGCAATCAGGCTGTTGTTGCCAATGCCGCTGGGTCCGTAGAGTTGCTGGGATCTCTTCATTTCCAGCACGTTCTTGTTTTCTAAGTGTGTTGGATGAAGTCTCTCTGTTGAGCCAGGTCCTACAGGCTCACTCCCTCCTGGGTCTCCATACCCAGGCTGGGAGTCTGTCCTGTATGGTGGCTCCATAGAGCCTTGTTCTGACTCATTCCAATTATAGCTGGATATAGGCTGAGGCGGGGAAGGGGCTTGGAAAAGTTTGGATTTCGTCCCACAACAGAACTCCTCCAAGAAACTGTCTACAAACCAGATAGAGCAAAGTGTTAAATCAAAGTTAACTAAAAAGGGAATATTAGTTCACAAAGGGATTCACTCCTATTCTGTTTTACCTGTGTCCACTAGTACCATGCGTTTGTCTTGTATCAAGGTGCTGCGCTCCTCTTGGTTGAAAGTCCTGTCGATCATCACCATTTCTGAGGACGGACTGAAACGCTGCACAGAAGAGTGAGGTTATGCTGTTAGCCCTGCGCATTTCCTAACACCACACACGTCTAGTCATTAACTAGCGCATGCACCTACCTCAGCTTCCACCAACAGTAGTCGCCTGTATTTGTTTACCATCCCCTGTGTCCTCATCAGCACCTGAGTTGCAGCTGCTTCAAATTCCTCATCCACTGGAAATtcaaaacacaacacactacttatattagaaaaaacaacaactttaatTCCGTAAAAGACTTGGGGTGAATCTagtattgtcatgactgtaccCTGGGAGAACTCGTCCGGGCTGGGTGGAGCCCCCTGAAACACGTGGTACGGGATAAGTCTCAGGAGTGCGTCGTCAACTGAAGTGAATCGACGTCGATCTGGGGTCTGAACTGCAACGTGATCCTTCCTCACCTGCTGTAAAATCCTTTAAAAATAACAGAGAAAGACACGAGTTTGTTAAatgactgaaagacaaaagcacAACTACACAGGACAGATGGCATGTCAAAAAAACTCACATTTCTCCTTTTGTAAGAGTAGGAAGCAGAGGCCTCTTCTGTGCACTGACCTATGATGGGGAAGTGTACAAACCAAAGATGTCATTACATTAGATTGTTCCAcctaaaaaagacacacaggcATGTAAAACAAACAGCTAACATACCTCAGAGTTTAGCGTTGAATCCTGTGTCATGGGTTTGATTGCTACAAGAGATCACACAAACAAAGCAACTATATCAGTCTGAAATTCTGCAGCTTATATTGAAACGTATTATACACTGAAGCCATTGGCGCCTCTTTTACCGTGGATGCTGCTGGCATGTgcttgtttgagggcaggtgaTGAAGAAGTCTGAAAAATTTCAAGTAAAAGTTATGTCAGAGAGAGAACAAATAAGGAGAGAGCAAATTAATAAAAAGGCTGCCATCTGTATACCTGTCTGTAGTCTTGTTGCTGAGTCACATTACCAGGTAAAGGGGACAGAGAAGTACAGTTCTGGGATGGAGTCACTAGAAGGCGCTGCACGGGAGTAGCCGACGCTTGGCTCTGATTGCAGATCCCTGTTGTAGCCGGGCCAACCAGAGTCAGACGTCCAGGAGCGCATGGTGTCTGCACGGAGGTGGAGCTCGCACAAGAAACTCCTGTCCACATCTGAGTTACACCTCCTCCAACCTGATTCCCGCTTACTACTCCCTGATTCAAAATTAGTGGACCAGCTGTTGGTGCATTGAAGTTCTGCGCTGCAACAATCTGCACTGTGTTTTGACTGGTAATTAGGGGATTTGAGTTGGGGTTGATGGGCCCGTTGTGGATGGTGCTAGATGGAGTGAGAGCCAAGGAGCTGGGTAGCAAGAACTGTCCGGCTGATATATTTGTCAGTGTAGACGCTTGTTGCTGCTCCAGGTGTGGTTGTACTACAATGGAGCCATTAGGTGTGTACTGTCCTGCAGGAGCAGCAGTATTAGCGTTCACTACATTAGCCACGGTGGTGGGAGTGGGCTGTAGACCAAGGCTGTAGACAGTCTGAGACCCCGGTTGGAGGGGTTTAGGCTGGATTGGTCTGACAACAGTCTGGGTCCCTCCTGGGCCTCTCTGTATGATGATATTTTGAAGCGGGATGTTTTTGAAAGGTAAGCCAACTTGGCCTTGGGTGGGAGCAAACACCTGCCCCCCTGTTGTTGTCCCTGCTGGAGCTACAGAAACGCCTGGCCTCAGCACAATCTGTGGTGATCTTTCTAAGCTACTCAGAGTCATCACTCCGCCACCTGCACCAAACACCTGGATTGGCTGAGCAGAACCATTAGGCAGTGATGGCATGCCTTGCAAAAACTGGCCTGCAGAGAACGTAGCAGTTGCCGTCGTCACCACACCTACCCCACCTCCATAGTTCCCCGAGACCAGCGGGGAGGAGAAGGGAACAGGAGCTTGCACTA
The Oreochromis aureus strain Israel breed Guangdong linkage group 8, ZZ_aureus, whole genome shotgun sequence DNA segment above includes these coding regions:
- the bicral gene encoding BRD4-interacting chromatin-remodeling complex-associated protein-like, whose protein sequence is MDDDDDRRLLDILGDVDALNDYLHGSNSKSIEEDDVTNAAYGSDGSLFGNDTTGSNSGLKDGSSTMGEFGEDSTGAGLQLSSSLSFIEDELGPETSPGGVDLGGEDQPFDILQKSLLEADITEQTLAQEALLDSQPAPTLVQAPVPFSSPLVSGNYGGGVGVVTTATATFSAGQFLQGMPSLPNGSAQPIQVFGAGGGVMTLSSLERSPQIVLRPGVSVAPAGTTTGGQVFAPTQGQVGLPFKNIPLQNIIIQRGPGGTQTVVRPIQPKPLQPGSQTVYSLGLQPTPTTVANVVNANTAAPAGQYTPNGSIVVQPHLEQQQASTLTNISAGQFLLPSSLALTPSSTIHNGPINPNSNPLITSQNTVQIVAAQNFNAPTAGPLILNQGVVSGNQVGGGVTQMWTGVSCASSTSVQTPCAPGRLTLVGPATTGICNQSQASATPVQRLLVTPSQNCTSLSPLPGNVTQQQDYRQTSSSPALKQAHASSIHAIKPMTQDSTLNSEVSAQKRPLLPTLTKGEMILQQVRKDHVAVQTPDRRRFTSVDDALLRLIPYHVFQGAPPSPDEFSQVDEEFEAAATQVLMRTQGMVNKYRRLLLVEAERFSPSSEMVMIDRTFNQEERSTLIQDKRMVLVDTDSFLEEFCCGTKSKLFQAPSPPQPISSYNWNESEQGSMEPPYRTDSQPGYGDPGGSEPVGPGSTERLHPTHLENKNVLEMKRSQQLYGPSGIGNNSLIAANSCPHSKPSPFPALSGGPTNYQVSHHPVQPPYTPQLSSPPHPDTDSALEAAVNSILEC